From Magnolia sinica isolate HGM2019 chromosome 13, MsV1, whole genome shotgun sequence, one genomic window encodes:
- the LOC131222855 gene encoding uncharacterized protein LOC131222855, translating to MDDNMKQLQQILMEVETEAEHLLLARQQLVENDKLRNGNREALTALRKRARTTKTSVPSPFESIMREIGGSESKPLVKEVCRTCGDHDSTEHTWMMFPGSDVFARVPFHAAHTILEKDQERLDYNAKKLQSYVKEKSLWISERGGLDDKISPGVLRSLVTLTDKSN from the exons ATGGATGACAACATGAAACAACTGCAACAGATTCTAATGGAGGTTGAAACTGAAGCTGAGCATCTCCTTCTTGCACGGCAGCAG CTAGTCGAAAATGATAAACTAAGGAATGGAAATAGAGAGGCCTTGACGGCTCTCCGTAAGAGAGCCCGCACCACGAAGACAAGCGTACCATCTCCTTTCGAGTCGATCATGAGAGAAATTGGTGGATCCGAATCGAAGCCTCTGGTGAAGGAGGTATGTCGGACATGTGGCGATCATGACTCGACGGAGCATACGTGGATGATGTTCCCCGGTTCGGATGTTTTCGCTCGAGTACCATTTCATGCTGCCCATACTATCTTAGAAAAAG ATCAAGAACGACTGGACTACAATGCAAAGAAATTACAGAGCTACGTGAAAGAAAAGTCCTTGTGGATTTCAGAAAGAGGGGGTCTTGATGACAAGATTAGTCCAGGTGTCCTCAGATCTCTGGTAACCCTGACAGACAAATCAAATTAA